A window of the Deltaproteobacteria bacterium genome harbors these coding sequences:
- a CDS encoding SIS domain-containing protein: MTFRSTLKNSLRRHQATIESLESDGFMASFEQASHLILETLKKGRKILIAGNGGSSADAQHFAAEFVCKYKEDRSPLPCVALTTDSSILTSISNDYHFNDVFSRQVLALGQEEDTLIALSTSGNSRNILNAIEAAKSKKTNVIGLTGRSGGEMKGRCLLLQVDSDETARIQEGHMMILHTFCEIIDTVSWRPIV, translated from the coding sequence ATGACTTTTCGTTCTACGCTAAAAAATTCATTGAGACGTCATCAAGCGACCATTGAGTCACTTGAAAGTGATGGTTTCATGGCCTCTTTCGAACAGGCTTCACATTTGATCCTTGAGACTCTAAAAAAAGGGAGAAAAATCCTTATTGCAGGAAATGGTGGCAGTTCCGCTGATGCACAGCACTTTGCGGCAGAGTTTGTCTGCAAATACAAGGAAGATCGCTCTCCGCTCCCTTGCGTTGCCTTGACAACAGACAGTTCGATCTTGACTTCAATCTCGAACGACTACCACTTCAACGACGTCTTTTCCCGCCAAGTTCTGGCTTTAGGTCAGGAGGAAGATACCCTGATCGCGTTAAGTACTAGCGGGAATTCGCGTAATATCCTTAACGCCATTGAGGCAGCTAAGAGCAAGAAAACTAACGTAATTGGACTCACTGGAAGATCGGGGGGCGAAATGAAGGGGCGTTGTCTTCTCTTGCAGGTTGATTCAGATGAAACAGCCAGAATTCAGGAAGGTCACATGATGATTCTTCACACCTTCTGTGAAATTATTGACACAGTTTCGTGGAGGCCAATCGTATGA